Proteins from one Podospora pseudoanserina strain CBS 124.78 chromosome 1, whole genome shotgun sequence genomic window:
- the MPH1 gene encoding 3'-5' DNA helicase (COG:L; EggNog:ENOG503NUYD; BUSCO:EOG092614O9) — protein sequence MDDEFDETFVFDDDLIALTQVAEAEAAAAANSTAHRPQESAVRTPGTPPSVPAAARVNTAAAISEFDDLPSDSFDSSPQPPNNQKRPSQVPPPRATPISQGQGQGFRQTTLWGGTARQGSIRPLQVTNSRPFRADLPPEIPTHHELNDCELSTWVYPLNLGPIRDYQFTIVNSALFNNTLVALPTGLGKTFIAATVMLNFYRWTKRGKIVFVAPTKPLASQQVKACLDVAGIPRSEATLLTGETAPALREAEWETKRLFFMTPQTLQNDLSKGYADPKSVVLLVVDEAHRATGDYAYVKVIEFLRRFSQSFRVLALTATPGSSVEGVQNVIDNLGISHIEIRTEESLDIRQYVHSRDTNTITLDPSDEMMEVRGLFSKALQPLVDKLSAQNIYFGRDPMSLTTYGLMKSRSDWLAGAGRHANQGLKFAMFAVFSILQSLAHSIKLLNFHGIKPFYHNLLDFRNSEEEKGGKGSSMRRQVINDESFKKMMTMIEKWMKLDGFSGHPKLDCLCETLVHHFMNAGEGSSTRVIVFSEYRDSAEEIVRVLNSKPLISATVFVGQADSKRSEGMKQKQQIETIEKFKNGQYNVLIATSIGEEGLDIGQVDLIVCYDASSSPIRMLQRMGRTGRKRAGKIVLLLMKGKEQEKFLEAKDNYARMQQLICDGDSFNFRHDLSTRIIPRDIKPEVDKRMVEIPIENTQDPSLPEPKKARARKKASKKKFNMPDGVETGFVKASDFFGKAAAKKTAPPKPVEPQETDEIAEPPPLGKVVLSKAQIEELDRRYRSLPGNANAEVGPIDFGAHSQRFLRPISLVGHGKKTKRFVKLMKKLGDSQDPFEKFTAPYGDTDMSNWGDLPVPIFASDTDASEEEDSAGTGTGGNRGKKCKVLAARPDEESEEEDGDGLEAASPPARKRSAGGKKAAKRKGRVARKLDEIGDDCMRTSDMEITDGSDDGADLEDFVVDDDADLFGSSANQKSTKSRTPGSAKKQPSAEEKPFFEPMDFTATQDSDEEMPDITELLKSSVKKTKYSMAATAFGTEGKEDLSPEPTTPRKKKRRILVADSDDDE from the coding sequence ATGGATGATGAGTTTGACGAGACCTTTGTTTTTGATGACGACTTGATCGCACTCACTCAGGtcgccgaagccgaagcggcggcggcagcaaaTTCCACTGCTCACAGGCCTCAAGAGTCTGCTGTCAGAACGCCAGGAACTCCTCCTTCAGTACCTGCAGCAGCCCGGGTAAATACGGCAGCTGCAATCTCGGAATTCGACGATTTGCCATCAGATTCATTCGACAGTTCCCCACAGCCACCAAACAACCAGAAGCGGCCGAGTCAAGTGCCACCTCCAAGAGCTACTCCGATAtcccaaggacaaggacaaggctTCCGGCAAACAACACTCTGGGGAGGCACTGCGCGGCAGGGCAGCATTCGGCCATTACAGGTGACTAATAGTCGCCCATTCCGCGCTGACCTGCCCCCAGAGATACCCACTCATCATGAACTCAATGACTGTGAGCTTTCAACATGGGTCTATCCGTTGAACTTGGGCCCAATTCGAGACTACCAGTTTACCATTGTCAACAGTGCTCTGTTCAACAACACACTTGTGGCTCTGCCCACCGGTCTGGGTAAAACTTTCATCGCCGCCACGGTTATGCTCAATTTCTATCGATGGACCAAACGAGGGAAAATCGTATTCGTCgcacccaccaaacccttGGCATCCCAGCAGGTCAAGGCTTGTCTCGACGTTGCGGGCATCCCACGGTCCGAGGCAACACTCCTAACAGGAGAGACGGCTCCGGCTTTACGTGAGGCTGAATGGGAGACCAAGCGGCTATTTTTTATGACGCCGCAAACACTTCAAAATGATTTGTCTAAAGGCTACGCAGATCCAAAGTCGGTTGTTCTTCTGGTAGTCGATGAAGCCCATCGAGCCACAGGCGACTACGCCTACGTGAAAGTAATAGAATTCCTCCGCCGATTCTCACAGAGTTTCAGGGTTCTTGCACTTACGGCAACTCCCGGATCCTCCGTGGAAGGCGTCCAAAATGTCATTGATAATCTCGGTATCTCCCACATCGAAATCAGAACAGAAGAGTCTTTGGATATTCGACAATACGTTCACTCGAGAGACACCAACACGATTACACTCGACCCATCCGACGAGATGATGGAAGTGAGAGGCCTCTTTTCCAAAGCCCTCCAGCCTCTGGTCGACAAGTTGAGCGCCCAAAATATTTACTTTGGAAGGGATCCCATGAGTCTGACTACCTATGGCCTGATGAAATCGAGAAGCGACTGGCTTGCCGGAGCTGGCAGACACGCAAACCAGGGATTAAAGTTTGCCATGTTCGCCGTGTTCAGCATTCTTCAGAGCCTGGCGCACTCGATAAAGTTGTTAAATTTCCACGGGATCAAGCCATTTTATCACAACCTGTTGGATTTTCGCAAttcggaggaggaaaaggggggaaagggttCCAGCATGAGGCGGCAGGTCATCAATGACGAAAGCTTCAAAAAGATGATGACCATGATCGAGAAATGGATGAAATTGGACGGCTTCAGTGGGCATCCCAAGCTGGATTGTCTCTGCGAGACTCTTGTGCATCACTTTATGAATGCCGGGGAAGGGTCCAGCACAAGAGTCATCGTCTTCAGCGAGTATCGAGACAGCGCCGAGGAGATTGTGCGAGTTTTAAACAGCAAGCCTTTGATCAGCGCCACAGTCTTTGTGGGTCAAGCAGATTCCAAGAGAAGTGAAGGTATGAAGCAAAAGCAGCAGATTGAAACGATTGAGAAGTTCAAGAACGGCCAGTACAATGTTCTCATCGCCACATCCATCGGCGAAGAAGGTCTCGACATTGGCCAAGTTGATCTTATCGTCTGTTATGACGCGTCATCCTCTCCGATCCGCATGTTGCAGCGAATGGGACGCAcggggagaaagagagcaGGCAAAATTGTGCTTCTCTTGATGAAGGGAAAGGAACAGGAGAAGTTTTTGGAGGCGAAGGACAACTACGCAAGAATGCAGCAGCTCATCTGTGATGGCGATAGTTTCAACTTCCGGCATGACCTATCTACGCGAATTATCCCAAGAGATATAAAGCCAGAAGTTGATAAGCGCATGGTGGAGATACCGATTGAGAACACACAGGATCCCTCCCTGCCTGAGCCTAAAAAAGCAAGAGCCCGGAAGAAAGCATCGAAGAAAAAGTTCAACATGCCCGATGGTGTAGAGACTGGGTTCGTCAAGGCATCCGATTTCTTTGGGAAAGCAGCTGCCAAAAaaacagcaccacccaaaccGGTCGAGCCGCAGGAGACTGACGAGATCGCGgaaccacctcctcttggAAAGGTCGTTTTGAGCAAAGCGCAGATCGAGGAATTGGACAGACGGTATCGGAGTCTGCCAGGAAACGCAAATGCCGAGGTTGGGCCTATCGATTTTGGTGCTCATTCTCAGAGGTTCCTGCGGCCGATATCCCTTGTGGGACATGGCAAGAAGACAAAACGATTTGTCAAGCTGATGAAAAAGTTGGGAGACAGCCAGGACCCCTTCGAAAAGTTCACAGCACCATATGGAGATACTGACATGTCTAACTGGGGGGATCTTCCAGTCCCCATCTTTGCGTCAGATACGGACGCttctgaagaagaagactcAGCTGGAACAGGGACGGGTGGCAACCGAGGCAAAAAGTGCAAAGTGCTTGCGGCAAGGCCTGATGAGGAaagcgaagaggaagatggggacGGATTGGAGGCTGCTTCACCTCCAGCTCGGAAGAGGAGTGCTGGAGGCAAGAAGGCAGCAAAGAGGAAAGGCCGGGTGGCGCGGAAACTGGACGAAATAGGGGATGACTGTATGCGGACGAGTGATATGGAGATTACGGATGGGTCAGACGATGGTGCCGACCTAGAAGATTTTGTCGTCGACGATGATGCGGACCTGTTCGGCTCGAGTGCCAATCAAAAGTCAACAAAGTCGAGGACACCTGGCTCTGCAAAGAAGCAGCCGTCAGCAGAAGAAAAACCTTTCTTCGAACCCATGGATTTTACTGCGACGCAGGATTCAGATGAGGAGATGCCGGATATCACGGAGCTGCTGAAGTCGTCGGTGAAGAAAACGAAATACAGCATGGCGGCGACAGCTTTTGGCACAGAGGGTAAGGAGGATCTGTCGCCGGAGCCGACGACGCCacggaagaagaaaaggcgGATCCTTGTTGCtgacagtgatgatgatgagtga
- the MEX67 gene encoding nuclear mRNA export, poly(A)+RNA binding protein (EggNog:ENOG503NUI3; BUSCO:EOG09263MNN; COG:A), whose translation MAPPTGPRGGSNNRKPTARASRGGVAKHRAATRTDRDGDVSMGAPISSSNPPTGPSGRGTRGRGAARGAPTSGSRTSSRLAQNLKNYIGEGGSKHAKTTLKILGVKNSKAASNSDGGVKGLLQFIERKADKDKKIVLGRGVLDGDYVWVKANKDDVSSIMHLNGYQYAGAPITIEETTEPFPTGTKFSKDAADTRQKLLALLAKRYNTEQKLLDLSALGTDDILGNLGAVGSQSLAEKSFRAIIHVAGEQFKTAEEKRQGIHSVSLARNEISDIDQVFTLAYSLPHLRRLDLSNNRLATFSSIAKWKQEFRYLEELYLVGNPVTGVADYAVQITQWFPCLQILDGNIVRSPQEAAEALRAMTPQPLAQLPSNLRDGENNVASIFLRSFFQLYDHDRPALAAQFYDVESVASLSATPEPGRDVEWKPYMKYSRNIQKLGGSRNPAVVQRLFTGASLIAEMWKSLPATRHATLDQPELWIIDCHTFPHLADPSGHGFAMGLMINVHGQFEEADTTEELYGTRTFSRSFILGPSKPGAPHPYRVLSDQLTIHKWTPRAAGAAPVPVTTGAPAAPIAPVAPVVAAVPVIDDATRVQLIQELARRTGMNAQYSELCLSGTANWNFDLALQSFEEQRANLPPAAFTAPA comes from the exons ATGGCCCCTCCTACTGGTCCTCGCGGCGGCAGCAATAATCGCAAGCCAACAGCTCGAGCTTCCCGTGGCGGAGTCGCTAAACATCGAGCTGCCACCAGAACCGATCGTGATGGAGATGTTTCCATGGGCGCGCCGATCTCAAGTTCCAATCCACCAACTGGACCGTCCGGCAGGGGAACTCGCGGCAGAGGAGCTGCGAGAGGAGCGCCTACGAGTGGTTCTAGAACATCTTCGCGTCTAGCTCAGAACCTCAAGAACTACATTGGCGAAGGTGGATCCAAGcacgccaaaaccaccctcaAGATCCTGGGTGTCAAGAATAGCAAGGCCGCGTCGAATTCCGATGGCGGTGTCAAGGGACTTCTCCAATTCATTGAGCGCAAGGCTGATAAGGATAAGAAGATCGTCTTGGGAAGA GGTGTGCTAGATGGCGACTACGTCTGGGTCAAAGCCAACAAGGACGACGTGTCTAGCATTATGCACCTCAATGGGTACCAGTACGCCGGtgctcccatcaccatcgaggAAACCACTGAGCCATTCCCTACTGGCACCAAGTTCTCAAAAGACGCTGCAGACACCCGACAGAAGCTTCTTGCGTTGTTGGCGAAGCGATACAATACTGAGCAGAAACTTCTTGATCTGTCAGCGCTCGGAACAGACGACATCCTTGGAAATCTCGGCGCAGTCGGTTCCCAATCACTGGCTGAAAAGTCGTTCAGGGCCATCATTCATGTCGCTGGCGAGCAATTCAAGACCGCTGAGGAGAAAAGGCAAGGCATCCACTCAGTTTCCCTTGCTCGTAACGAGATCTCGGACATCGACCAGGTGTTTACACTAGCCTATTCGCTGCCACACTTGCGTCGGCTCGACCTAAGCAACAATCGGCTCGCGACCTTCTCTTCGATTGCCAAATGGAAGCAGGAGTTCCGTTATCTAGAAGAGCTTTACCTGGTCGGAAACCCCGTCACCGGCGTTGCCGATTACGCCGTGCAGATCACCCAATGGTTCCCTTGCCTGCAAATCCTGGATGGAAACATTGTCCGGAGTCCgcaggaggctgctgaggcctTGAGGGCGATGACTCCACAGCCGTTGGCCCAGCTGCCCTCTAATCTCCGCGACGGCGAGAACAACGTTGCCAGCATCTTTCTGCGGTCCTTCTTCCAGCTTTACGACCACGACCGACCGGCCTTGGCTGCGCAATTTTACGATGTCGAGTCCGTGGCCTCGCTCTCTGCCACACCTGAACCCGGCCGTGACGTTGAGTGGAAACCCTACATGAAATACTCCCGAAACATTCAAAAGCTTGGAGGGAGCCGAAACCCAGCAGTCGTCCAGCGTCTCTTCACCGGCGCCTCGCTCATTGCAGAGATGTGGAAGTCGCTGCCGGCCACTCGTCATGCCACTCTGGACCAGCCCGAACTGTGGATTATCGACTGCCATACGTTCCCCCACTTGGCGGACCCCTCGGGACACGGCTTCGCGATGGGCTTGATGATTAACGTCCACGGGCAATTTGAAGAAGCTGATACGACCGAGGAGCTTTATGGCACTCGTACCTTTTCCCGCTCTTTCATCCTCGGGCCCAGCAAACCAGGCGCCCCTCACCCCTATCGGGTTCTCAGTGACCAGCTCACTATTCACAAATGGACGCCGCGGGCTGCCGGAGCCGCTCCTGTTCCAGTAACCACCGGTGCTCCCGCTGCGCCTATTGCTCCCGTCGCTCCGGTCGTGGCTGCGGTGCCTGTCATCGACGATGCCACCAGGGTCCAGCTTATCCAAGAGCTGGCGAGGCGCACCGGCATGAACGCCCAGTATTCGGAGCTTTGTCTATCCGGCACAGCCAATTGGAACTTTGATCTTGCTCTCCAGTCTTTTGAGGAGCAACGGGCCAATTTGCCGCCTGCTGCCTTCACTGCGCCTGCTTAG
- a CDS encoding hypothetical protein (EggNog:ENOG503NV0Z; COG:S) has product MSLPQPETPLNDACSVIFDHTLYTYSADAFQSLRLEPGAEWEVLPQGEKVTGGACVGSTTGNPATSAFFVVGGKGGNPEYLGLQKFTFSTGQWENVPVDTLDISGRTGHSAVYLNSTDSILVYGGGSEGQASSQTFTVGAAAPHTIRSHESWAPPAVKPILLPWSTHEAVMLGGNPDNKQVYLFNNQEGKWLDSRATLATPLKDASAVQAVLLGGADGSQNLLTFDMTESPNIVRRTILYTGPGQPVAAAAPVTKRSARRRARSAARQQRRRSEPLTLNNWPAYNSSLAPTTMRKNFALAKDIDGMVVIAGGNSEDPVAMFDTTTNTWQNATEMLGQVRLLSLDDEESSTTLSSTTATSTTATLSTSTSSTLATITSDAAAAATATPNETDAPVAGGSGSNVNMILGAVLGSVFGLALILGLFYFCLRRRTRQQAHTEAGHNRRSSGASSSEKDGIGYAKDSLAFGQGPAGVFRGHQSQGSKSSFSSMAILMGRASESKPRLPGIGRKGSKSSNGSKRDSEDSVFRAFKSTISKPILPEAPSPQPMRDEKGVSFTTETAEPRPRNLTTTDKRESTRRSSGWNRYWSGGSALNMLGFGSSSSNTKNNSQRTTLHSERSSKYSDQQNRMTQDSVTVPRLQIYEPRLSFSRVNSHSPTIATYNNTKFNEGMSAQIETGRPISAVSDLSMSAYSSGIPESVHEAWDPTASNNRPWGMERQNSSNTGIYATALAPASAAKPPAEPAPLRKQPSAVRDDMSWLNLG; this is encoded by the coding sequence ATGTCTCTCCCTCAGCCAGAGACACCCTTGAACGACGCGTGTTCCGTCATCTTCGACCACACGCTTTACACATACTCGGCCGACGCATTTCAGTCTTTGAGGCTCGAACCAGGTGCCGAGTGGGAGGTTTTACCTCAGGGCGAGAAGGTCACGGGTGGTGCTTGCGTCGGCTCGACAACAGGAAATCCAGCGACGTCGGCGTTCTTTGTGGttggaggaaaggggggcaaCCCAGAGTATCTGGGGCTTCAGAAGTTTACCTTCTCAACCGGTCAATGGGAGAACGTTCCCGTGGATACCCTCGATATTAGCGGCAGGACAGGACACAGCGCTGTTTACCTCAACAGCACAGACTCTATTCTGGTATATGGTGGTGGCTCAGAGGGTCAAGCATCATCGCAGACATTCACCGTCGGCGCAGCCGCACCACATACTATTCGTTCTCACGAATCATGGGCGCCGCCAGCGGTAAAGCCCATTCTGTTGCCTTGGTCTACTCACGAAGCTGTTATGCTTGGTGGTAATCCCGACAACAAACAGGTTTATCTCTTCAATAACCAGGAGGGGAAGTGGCTAGACTCTAGGGCAACGCTCGCAACACCACTCAAAGATGCTTCAGCAGTTCAGGCCGTGCTTCTGGGTGGCGCCGATGGGTCACAGAACCTGCTCACCTTCGACATGACCGAGTCACCAAACATTGTGAGGAGGACTATCCTCTACACTGGCCCAGGACAGCCAGTAGCAGCCGCCGCACCAGTTACCAAGAGGTCCGCCAGGAGAAGGGCGCGGAGTGCTGCCAGGCAGCAGAGGCGGAGATCTGAGCCACTAACACTGAATAACTGGCCGGCGTATAACTCATCGCTCGCCCCAACAACAATGCGAAAAAACTTCGCCCTGGCTAAGGATATTGATGGAATGGTTGTGATTGCCGGTGGTAATAGTGAGGACCCGGTAGCCATGTTTGACACGACGACGAATACTTGGCAGAATGCCACAGAAATGCTTGGTCAAGTCAGACTTCTTTCtctggatgatgaagaatcATCGACTACGCTGTCTTCGACGACTGCTACCTCGACAACTGCGACACTCTCCAcatcgacatcctcgacgCTGGCTACGATTACTAGCGATGCTGCCGCTgcggcaacggcaacccCAAACGAAACAGACGCTcctgtggctggtggctcCGGTTCAAACGTCAACATGATCCTCGGCGCTGTGCTTGGGTCTGTCTTTGGACTGGCGCTCATTTTGGGTCTGTTCTATTTCTGCCTGCGGAGACGCACGAGACAGCAGGCTCATACAGAGGCTGGCCACAATAGAAGATCCAGCGGCGCGTCTTCAAGCGAAAAGGACGGTATTGGTTACGCCAAGGACAGCCTTGCCTTCGGTCAGGGTCCAGCTGGGGTATTCCGGGGACACCAGTCTCAAGGCTCCAAGAgttccttctcttccatGGCCATCCTCATGGGTCGCGCTAGTGAGAGTAAGCCAAGACTACCAGGCATAGGCCGCAAGGGCAGCAAGTCCAGCAACGGCAGTAAGCGCGATTCTGAAGATAGCGTTTTCAGAGCGTTCAAGAGCACAATCAGCAAGCCCATCCTTCCCGAGGCGCCATCCCCGCAGCCCATGCGGGACGAGAAAGGCGTATCATTTACTACCGAGACGGCTGAACCAAGACCACGGAACCTGACCACAACGGACAAGCGAGAAAGCACTCGCAGAAGCTCTGGTTGGAATCGCTACTGGTCTGGAGGCTCGGCGCTTAACATGCTCGGttttggcagcagcagctcgaaTACCAAGAACAATTCGCAGCGGACTACCCTACACTCAGAGCGGAGCTCCAAGTACAGTGATCAGCAGAACCGTATGACCCAGGACAGCGTTACTGTGCCTCGCCTTCAGATTTACGAGCCTCGTCTATCATTCAGCCGTGTCAACTCTCATAGCCCCACCATCGCCACATATAACAACACCAAGTTCAACGAAGGCATGAGTGCTCAGATCGAGACGGGGCGTCCGATCAGCGCGGTGAGCGACCTCTCCATGTCGGCCTATTCGAGCGGCATTCCAGAGTCTGTTCATGAAGCCTGGGATCCTACTGCTAGCAACAACCGGCCTTGGGGCATGGAGCGACAAAACTCATCGAACACTGGCATCTACGCCACGGCTCTCGCTCCAGCTTCTGCAGCCAAGCCCCCTGCTGAGCCGGCGCCTCTGCGCAAGCAGCCATCTGCTGTACGCGATGATATGAGCTGGCTCAACCTTGGCTAA